The following are encoded in a window of Pirellulales bacterium genomic DNA:
- a CDS encoding SDR family NAD(P)-dependent oxidoreductase, which yields MSTPLFDLHGRVALVTGGSKGIGKAIARGLAEAGADVVISSRHEDELHAAAADIRHGLESGVATLVADMTRRDEVRHLAEAATHAFGKIDILVNNAGSNQPQPIESIQDADWDRILELNLNSCMALTRYVVPQMKERRWGRIIFLSSVMGLASLACRGVYSATKSGIIGLCRAIALELGQFGITANCIAPGPILTDLPKSVLSEEQRTAVAARTSIGRWGDPRELAGPALLLASNAGSYITGSVLVVDGGILARTF from the coding sequence ATGAGTACACCTTTATTCGATCTTCACGGCCGCGTGGCACTCGTAACCGGCGGCAGCAAAGGAATTGGCAAAGCCATTGCCCGCGGGCTGGCCGAGGCGGGGGCCGACGTCGTCATTTCCAGCCGCCACGAAGATGAGTTGCACGCCGCGGCAGCTGATATTCGCCATGGTCTGGAAAGCGGCGTGGCCACCCTCGTTGCCGACATGACCCGCCGCGACGAGGTGCGTCACCTGGCTGAGGCAGCCACGCATGCTTTCGGCAAGATAGACATTCTCGTCAATAATGCCGGCAGCAACCAGCCGCAGCCGATTGAATCGATTCAAGACGCCGATTGGGACCGCATTTTGGAATTGAATTTGAATTCGTGCATGGCCTTAACGCGCTATGTGGTGCCGCAAATGAAGGAGCGCCGCTGGGGCCGCATTATTTTTCTTTCCTCGGTGATGGGCTTAGCTTCTCTCGCATGCCGCGGAGTTTACTCGGCCACCAAAAGCGGCATCATTGGGCTCTGCCGGGCGATTGCCCTGGAGCTGGGGCAATTTGGCATCACGGCCAATTGCATTGCGCCCGGGCCTATTCTTACCGACCTGCCCAAAAGCGTGCTTTCCGAAGAGCAACGTACCGCCGTGGCGGCCCGCACATCGATTGGGCGCTGGGGCGATCCGCGCGAACTTGCCGGCCCGGCCCTGCTCTTGGCCAGCAATGCCGGCAGTTACATCACCGGCTCGGTGCTGGTGGTGGATGGCGGCATTTTGGCCCGCACGTTCTGA
- a CDS encoding HAD family acid phosphatase, which produces MKPVSRFSRLTSITVLALLASVAVGWQAAPHPTDLQHSLLYADLWMQTSAEYVACCLQTYQMATNQVQRDMEQFRAAQSNLPPEERGMPPAVVMDLDETVLDNGTFATYLYDSAQNYSDDAWIKFQTEHWASVRLVPGAKDFISRAESLGLTIIYITNREEPLREVTIKTLAQWGINTQGLDDVSGLRLLMQKHGESIKKPRRDLVRAKYHVLAYFGDQLGDFSDEFAPNHDNTAEARREAAYEYLRLWGTRWFVLPNPSYGQYQQVLRGQADQYLRRAEK; this is translated from the coding sequence ATGAAACCTGTTTCGCGCTTTTCGCGCCTCACTTCAATTACCGTTCTGGCGCTGCTCGCTTCCGTGGCGGTGGGCTGGCAGGCTGCGCCGCATCCGACCGATCTACAACACAGTCTGTTGTATGCAGATTTGTGGATGCAGACCTCCGCGGAATACGTGGCCTGTTGTTTGCAAACCTATCAAATGGCCACGAACCAAGTGCAGCGCGATATGGAGCAATTCCGCGCCGCCCAAAGCAATTTGCCTCCCGAAGAGCGCGGAATGCCGCCGGCCGTGGTGATGGATTTGGACGAGACCGTCCTCGACAACGGAACGTTTGCCACGTACCTGTACGATAGCGCCCAAAATTATTCTGACGACGCGTGGATCAAATTCCAAACCGAGCATTGGGCCTCCGTACGGCTGGTTCCCGGCGCCAAAGATTTTATCTCGCGTGCAGAATCCCTGGGCCTCACCATCATCTACATCACCAACCGCGAGGAACCCCTGCGGGAGGTAACCATCAAAACGCTGGCCCAGTGGGGCATAAACACGCAAGGCCTGGACGACGTTTCCGGCCTGCGCTTGCTGATGCAAAAGCATGGCGAAAGCATTAAAAAGCCACGCCGCGATTTAGTCCGGGCAAAGTATCACGTGCTGGCTTACTTCGGCGATCAGTTGGGTGATTTCAGCGACGAATTTGCTCCCAACCACGACAACACGGCGGAGGCCCGGCGCGAGGCCGCTTACGAATATCTCCGCTTGTGGGGCACCCGCTGGTTCGTGCTGCCCAATCCCTCTTATGGCCAGTATCAGCAAGTGCTGCGAGGCCAAGCCGATCAGTATCTTCGCCGGGCCGAAAAATAG